Below is a window of Bacillota bacterium DNA.
TGGGTTAGACTGCATCCAGCACGGCCCGAAAATTCGCAAACACATCGGGTATTTGCCCTCAGAAGTCTTTTGCTACGACCAGATGAAGGTTATCGACTTGCTCAAGTACTCGGCGAGCTTCTTCAAAAAGGACTGCACAGAGCGTATTCATGAGTTGGCCGAAGCGATGGAGCTAAGTCTTGAGCGCAAGATTGAAGACCTCTCATATGGAAATAAAAAGAAAGTAGGCATTGTGCAGGGGTTGCTGCACGGCCCTAAACTGCTGTTGCTTGATGAGCCGACAAGCGGACTAGACCCGTTGATGCAAAAGAGGTTTTTTGACATTATCGCTGCCGAAAACAAGCAAGGCGTAACAGTTTTTTTCTCCTCGCACATTCTCTCCGAAGTACAGCAGCTTTGCCATCGCGTGGCCGTTATGAAAAACGGCAATGTCATCCGGCTCGAAAGCATCGAGACTCTGCGCCAGGAGAATTACAAGAAGGTGGCCCTAAGATCCTACGGGCTCACGGCAGAGGCTCTGGGGTTAAGCGGGGTCACTAACTTTCACCACGAAAATGGCACTACCCGCTTTTTCTACAAGGGTAGCGCCCAGTCCTTAGTCCAAGCGGTGGCGAAACATGAGCTGACAGATGTCGTGATCGAAGACCCCTCGTTGGAGGAGATATTCATGCACTACTATGAGCAGGGGCCGGCATGAATATCTTCATGTTTGAACTGCGCAAGTACATAGGATCGTTGGCGGTCTGGATAGCGAGCATCGTAGCGCTGCTTGTAATGTTTATGGCATTTTATCCTGTGTTGGCGCAAGATGCGGCGATGCTCGACTTGTTTCTCGAACACTATCCGGAAGAGTTGCTTAAGGCCTTTGGCATGGGGGGCGAACTAAGCCTCGCCACTGTGGCGGGCTTCTTTGCCTTCTCCTTTGCGTTTACACAACTGGTGATTGCCGCACAAAGCGCTTACTATGGCTTTCACTTTATGTCGGTAGAAGAACGTGAGATGACGGCAGACTTTCTCTATGCCAAACCGGTGAGCCGCCCGCAAATCCTACTCGCCAAGTACGGGGCGGCGGGTGGGGCGCTCCTCATTACTAACGTGGGCGTGTGGTTCGGTTCGTTCTTGGCGATAAACCTGTTTCGTGGCGCTGCGGATTACGAGCTCTGGCCGCTAGTTTCACTGCTCTTGACCGTGCCCGTGTTTCAACTTTTCTTCTTTAGCCTTGGGTTTGTCGTCACCGCAGTGAGCAAAAAAACCGTCAGCGTGATAGGCGCGGCGGTAGGGGTGTCTTTCGTCCTGTACATGCTAAACGCTCTGCGCCGCATTGTCGGGGGAGAACTGCTCGGCTTGCTTTCACCATACTACCACTTCGACCCGAACTATATTTTGCTGGCGGGGGCGTGGCATCCACTGCTTACGGCCATCAGCGTGAGTTTCATTATCGTGGCTAACTTCGCTGCGGTACGCCTGTATTTGCGGCGCGACCTGCGGTCTGCGACTTAGGGGGGTGGGTAGATGATGAACCTTGTGCTGCGCGAGCTCTACGCGAACAAGAAATCGCTCTTAATCTGGGGTGCGAGTATGGCCGCCTTTGTGGCCATGATGCTCGTGGAGTTTGCTGCCTACTACAAGAATCCCGAAATGCTGGCGGTCATTGATGCTATGCCGCGCGAGCTGCTCGCCGCCTTCGGCATGCTCGATGCTAATCTAACTACCGTAAGCGGCTACCTAAGTATGGCGATGGTGTTCATTAACGTAACCTTAGCGGTGTACGCCACGATGCTCGGGCATAACTTGGTGGCCAAAGAAGAGCGCGACAAAACAGCAGGTTTTCTTATGACGCTCCCCCTCACACGGGCGCGCGTCATTACCGGCAAGCTCTTAGCCGGCGCACTCTGCACGATAATTCTGCTCGTCATTGTCGCGGCAAGTATTCTGGGCATGCTTTTGCCTCACGAGGCTGAACCCTACTTCCTCGCCTTTTTTTCCCGGGCCATAATTACGACTTGGATAATCATGGTCATGTTCTTGGCGTTAGGTACCTTCCTGGGAGCCCTGACTCGGCGCCATAAGCTCGCCTCAGGCCTCGGCATGGGTTTGGTTTTTGCCCTGTACATAGCGTCCATCGTGTCCGGACTGACCGAGCAAATGAGGTTCTTGCGCTACATATCGCCCTTTGAGTACTTCGAAGCGGCAGGACTGCTGCGTGACCGGGCTATTGAGCCGTTTTTCCTAGTGCTCTCGCTCGTTATCGTCATAGTGCTAGTTGTAGGCACTTACGTCTGCTACGGGCGACGGGACTTGTATGTGTGAATGCGCGAAGGGACGGCAGGCTGTCCGACGACAAAGCCAAGGTCGCGGAATTGACTTTTTGCGCCCAACATGCTTGTTGTGGCGGCCGCAATATTGATATAAAAATTGTTATAGTGAGGCAACTTGTGTGCTTGCGCTATAACTACTAGTAGGAGGGTGTTTGTTTGGCTAACTCATACAATGAATACGTGACAGAAATGCTGACGCTCATGAAGTCATGGAGGCAGTTGCCAAAATACCAGCTGGAGCGGAGGATAGACGTCCTTCTTGCACCCTTTATAGGTGAGATTATAGCTGGGGTGTTAGGCGGTGAAGCAGTCTTCGTGATTCCTGAGTTTCCACTCAAGAAGGAAAATAATAACGAAAGCAATAATTCTGACTATCTGGTCTTGCTCAAGTCTAGTGACAACGCTCATCAGTGGATACTGGTAGTGCTTAAAACTGATCATAGTTCTATCAAGGCAGCGCAGTTAAAATATTATCAGACAGCCCAAAAAGAGGGCTTCGCGACTTTATATGAGAAGACACAACAGATAGCTACGTCAAAGAACGCTAACCGCAAGCACAGAACCTTACAGTCTCAGCTTGAACATTATCCCAAAGACGGTTCAGTCAGGGTAGTCTACCTCGCTCCAGAGAAAGCCAGGGAGAAGATAGACAATAACTTCTTGCTTATAACTTTTAGAGAGGCCTGTTCACGACCCTCAAAGAAGCACCACGAGGTGTGGCAAGCTTTGGGGCCAGAATTGGCGCAGATGCTCGAAGGGTAGCATCGATTAACAGCAGTTACACCTAGGGAGAAGAGCCGTTAGTTTTTCCTTGGGGGTTGTTAGTCATGTGGTCGTCGAGCTTAGAAGGTCGAGCTTAGAAGAGTGTACTCGTTGATATCTGGAGGATAATGATAGTTGGCCGTGGTGTTGCCTCTCGCGTAATTGGGCAGGGAATTTATCACCTCCAAATTACGCGAGAAGTCATGCGCCAATCTGCCAACTTAGTAGCAATTCTAACGCCAATCAATACGGCGGCACATGCTAGTCGTTGTGGATAGTGTGGATAATGTGGAAAACCCCTGGGTAGGGGGTCAGGGTTTATGTTGTGTATCCGCGCTGCCGGGCAGTGTCCTAGGTTGTGCGCGTTATGAGTTCAGCCTGGACTACTTCTGTGCTAGACCGTTGTCACAGTTGTAGCCAACGATAATGGCAAACAGCTAGGGAATTTCAATGTTTAATGAAATTCCATATGGCCTTGCGGTATTTCAATTGGGGTGGCTTAATTGCTTGCAGAGGAGACTATGGGCATGTTGTCCCAGGTCTGCCCTAAAAGGATTCGCCCTGCTTTTTTCTTATGTGTTCCACCCCATTGTTTGAAGTAAAAGGGCACGACTTGTTGGTCGCATTGCTCCTTTAGGTTCAACACCCAGTCAGATTCCATAGGTCGAGCTCCTGGTCCACTTTCACCGCCTACAATGCTCCATTGAATGCCAGAGAGGTTCACTGCTCCTATATCATTCAGTAGGGGTTCAAAGGATATGAATCTAACTGCAGAAGCAACGGTTCTAAGGGCGTCAACACGGTATTTGTGCTCAGAACTCTCGACAGTTACTCCTTGCCAGATGTTCGGAGTCCAATTGAGCTGAGGTGCTAATTCCGCCAGGCGCAGAGCGCGCTTAGTCAAGATCTGAAAAGTGTGCATTGGAGCCTTGTTCATGACCTCGAAGACTTGTTCAATGAAGCGGAAGGGTATGTCTTCGTGAAATAGGTCAGACATGGAGTTCACAAAAACTAGTCTCGGTTTGCGCCACTTTAGCGGCTCATCAAGGGCTGACTCGTGGGTCCTCACGCTGAAGCCATCCTCATACTTCGCGCTTCCCATGTGCATGAGTCTATTGGCCATAGTATAAGCGTAGCAGTTCTTGCATCCATCGGAGATACGGGTGCAGCCGGTGACAGGGTTCCAAGTATTTTCTGTCCACTCAATTTTAGACTTAGCAGACACTATCACTTCCCCCTTCCTATGACTTGTACTTAAGGATATGGTCTGCGCCCTTTAAAGACAATTGTATCGCACGGTGACTGGGATTACTAATAGCAAAACAGAGTAAAAACATCGGAGCATTTTTGGATTGCCGTAACACAGCTGGACTTGGAGAAACCCCCGGGAAGATAGTCCTCAGACGCTTAATCACGTATGCCTTGATATCTTCTACCTCGACTCGCTCTACCCTTTCATCATCAAATAGGCTGAGTTGTGCTGGTGCATGGTAGCGTTCTTTCTGCCATTCATGTGTCCCGAGGAGTGCATTGATCTTCTCTTGCCAGCTATTCGGGATGCGACCTTCTTTGGGCAGGCATCTAATAAGAGCTGATAGGGGAAAGAGATACCAAACATCAAAAGCCTCACTCTGGGCAATGGTTTTTAGTGACTCCCATCTAAGGTTCATAGCATAAGGGTCTAAAAATATGACTCCGCGCCAGTTGTTTGCACGCCAGTTGTATGTATAGATACTCTTAAGCATTTCGTTACAGTCTCCTAGAAAGAAGTCTATGCGCTTTCCAGGGGCTTTCTCGCCGGATTTGTTCGAGAGCTCTGCTAAATATGACTCATCATGCTCGATAAATATGTATCGATCGAAGGGATAGTCAAGAGCCCTCAGGGCTGAGCCAGTAACGCTTTGCTCTGTCTTCAGGTCTACGTTGCCGCTTCCTGCAAATGCGTCAATGTAGCACAGATTGAAGTTTTGTTTTTTTAGAGCCGTCGTATAGAATCCTAAGTATCTTTGTAGCATCTCTAGCTTAATAAGGGTCCATGGGCCACCAAACCCCTGGGTCAAGCTGAGCACCCCCTAGCGAACATGCGTTCTTAATAGAATAACAAACTAATAGTATGATATTGGCAATAGGAAGTTAAGGATTAGCGCTGCTGTAGACAATTTAGTGATGCCAGATTGTTTGACAACAGAGAAGGATTAGGTTCAATGACTGCGGCCTACTCTGTAAGAGATGAGGACAACGTTTCGCGTGTTCTTTCTTTAATTAGCAGTAAGGGGACGGGATTCTTCGGGCGGTTGTTTCTGCATAGGTGAATTCAGGACTCTTGTTATCTAATGCCGAGGGGGGCTTGTTCTGGTAGCATCCGCTAAGCCAGACCCAAGAAAGATCTTTGAGGCTTTCTAGCGTCGTCGGCTTCTCTAGGGCTCTTTCGCTCAGGGACGAGTCTAGCCCCTGCTAAAGAGTTTTGCCCCTGGCTGATGCGAAGCTTAGCGTAAGTCAGGGGAGGCCCTTACTATTTCCAGCTACCCTGGCGCAGGTATTTCTGCCGAGGTGGCGAAGTAAGTACGAGAAATACACATTAGGAGTGGACATATGCGTAAGATTATTTCGCTCGCCGCACTTATCATCGCCCTCAGTATGTTGACGGGTTGTGCCCTGACTGCACGCACGGCCTTGATGCGCCAAGGTGTGGCGTTTAGTGCGGAGAGCTTTTTCGCCGCCATTGAGGCGGGTCAGCCAGAAATTGTAGAGCTGCTACTACGTGCGGGTATAGACACTGCCGCCGAAAACGACGCAGGTCATACGCCGCTTTTGGCGGCGATCAACAAGGGGCACAGCGGCATTGTGGAGATGTTGCTATCCGCAGGCGTTTCGCCCAACCAAGTCAGCCAAGAGGGGTGGGCGCCGCTCCATGTGGCAGCGTATAATGTCCTGCCGGAAATGACTAAGCTTTTGCTGGACAAAGGAGCGGACGTCAACCTTACCCATGAGAACGGCGCCACCGCCCTGCTCCTCGCTGTAGACAGCCAAGACATGGTGAGCCTAGGGTACTTGCTAGATAAAGGGGCAGATATTTCCGCCAAGCTGCCCAATGGGGCGACAGCCCTGCATCTAGCTGCACAAGCGGGCCATGCGGAGATTGTGGCGCGGCTACTAAGTGCCCAGGCGGCGGCTGACGCTACGATGGAGGGCGACTTTACGCCTCTCATGGTGGCCGTGCAGGAAGGGCATGAAGCCCTCGTAGAGGCCCTGCTCAAAGCTGGGGCACAGGTCAATCTCGCCAACACCCAGGGAGCCACAGCGCTCTTAATGGCCGCACAAGACAACCGCTTAGCCATCGCCGCTTTGCTGCTTGAGTATCAGGCTGATGTAAAAGCAACTGTAGAGGGACATACCGCCATTGCAATGGCACAGCTAGGTGGCCATGCGGCCATGGTCGACTTGTTGCGCACTTTCGGTGCCCGTTAACTTGGCACAGCCTAGTGCTATGTGTTAAAATGAACGGGATGAGCGCGGGTGTAGCTCAATGGCAGAGCACCAGCTTCCCAAGCTGGCTACGAGGGTTCGATTCCCTTCACCCGCTCCAAAACACGCTAACCCCCGCACGGGGGTTTTTTGTCACTTGCCCTGCCTAGCGCGCCTTTGTGCCAAGCCGTACTATAGACAAGAAGTTAGAATAGTTATGCATGGAAAGGCTATCTTGCCTTTTTGTTGGGGAGCATGACCATTAGTTGAGACGAATTATCTTGTTTTAGCAGGAAAACTGCCTAGGACAGCGAAGTACAAAGTAGGCCTGGTATCTGCCCAATGTATGCCGTGCTTTTCATGGCACCAGCTTTTTTGCGAAAGGAAAGGTGATGAAAAGGTGCAAGGTATCAAAAGGGTAGTGAGCACCTCTACCCAGTGGTTGAAAAAAAGTAAGTACAAAGCAATTGGCGTAGCCCTGTTTGTCGCTCTGTGCAGTATCTTCGCTCTGCAATCTTTGGCGTGGGAGGTCAGTCTAAACGGCGAGTTTGTCGGACTAGTGCGTGAGCGGCAAGCGCTTGCGGCAGCGATAACTGCCCACACCGAGCAAGTTCGCGAGGAGCGTGGCTGGGATGTGGGGGTATCTAGCCATATCGCCTACGTGCCGAAGTTCAGCTTATCTAGTGATGAACTGGCCACCGTTAAAGAGGAGATTCTACCTCGCCTAGAGTTCGGCAAAAAAGCCGCGGTAATTGTCATAGATGGCATGCCTGTCACTGCCTTGGCCACCCGTAAAGAAGCCGAAGAGCTTCTTGCCGAGGTGAAAAATGCGTTCACCCCTACCCAGCCGAACGCACAACTCGAAACGGTCGAATTTCTCCAGGAAACGGAGATTATTGAAGAATACCGCACCATCGAGGAAATACACGAGCCGGCTGCAGCGAAGAACGTTCTCTTGCATGGTAGCGAACGCATCCTGACTCACACTGTTAAACGAGGCGAGTCGTTTTGGACGATCGCCATGCGGCACCAACTAGGCGTCAGCGTCTTGGCAGCCGCTAACCCGCATATACGCCCCGAGCGCTTGCAGATAGGCGCAACACTCAACCTTACCATCCAAGAACCCTTCCTAGAGGTACAGACGGTGACAAAGGTCACTTTCAATCAGGACGTACCTTTTGCCACCACCAATGTGGTGGACAACACGCTCTGGCATTGGGACAGGCGCGTGCGCACCCCCGGCCGGCCGGGCACGCAAGAGGTAGTAGCACGCGTAACCGCGGTTAATGGTGAAGAAGTAGCTCGCGACATCGTGTCGCGCGTGCAGACTGCGGCTCCCACGGCCCAAGTGGTAGCACGCGGCACTAAGCTGGCCCCCACGATGAGTACAGGCGCTTTTCTCTGGCCTACCACCGGGCGCGTCACTTCAGCCTTCGGTAGGCGTTGGGACGGCTTTCATGAAGGTGTAGATATCGGCGCTCCTACGGGTACCGCCATACGCGCCGCAGATAGTGGCATAGTCTCCTTCTCCGGCTGGGGGGGTGGCTATGGCAACATGGTGCGCATAGAGCATGGCGACGGCTATGCCACCGTCTATGCCCATGCCTCACGTCTCTTAGTTGCAGTGAACGATGTGGTCGAAAAGGGGCAAGTAATTGCTCATGTAGGCAATACAGGGCGCAGCTTTGGGCCACACCTGCATTTTGAGATTCATCGTCAAGGCAGACCCCTTGATCCGTTGACCTTTTTTAGATAGCACAGGCGGCCAAGGCCGCCTTTTTTACTAGGGGGAGGTTCCAGTGCAAAAACCAGAACTGCTAGCCCCTGCGGGGAGTTTTGCAGCTTTAAGGGCCGCGGTTAAGTCTGGGGCAGACGCAGTCTACCTTGGCGGGGTGAAGTTTAGCGCGCGCGAGGGCGCCGAAAACTTTTCTTTAGAGACCTTAGCGCAAGCAGTGCTCTTTGCCCATCGCAGCAAGGTCAAGGTTTATGTGGCCGTTAACACCTTGCTTAAAGACGACGAGATGGAAGATGCCCTAGATTTTTTGCGCTGCGCCCACAACATAGGGGCGGATGCGGCCATAGTGCAAGACCTAGGCTTGGCCGGTCTTCTACGGCAATACTTGCCCGCTTTAGAGCTCCATGCGAGCACCCAAATGACTACAACCTCGCTTTCTGGCGTCAGGGCACTAGCGGCGCGTGGTTTCCACAGGGTCGTTTTGGCGCGCGAGCTCACCAAGGGGCAAATTAAAGAAATCGTAGAGGCCAAAGTGCTGCCCTGCGAGGTCTTTATCCACGGGGCGCTTTGCGTCGCCTACTCCGGACAATGCCTCTTTAGCTCTCTCTTGGGTGCTAGAAGTGGTAACCGCGGTCAGTGTGCGCAGCCTTGTCGATTGCCCTACAGCGAAAATGACGCGTCTTATTCCTACCCCCTGAGCCCTAAAGACCTTTGTCGGCTAGAGCATCTTAGCGAGGTCATGGCCTTAAATTGCGCTTCCTTAAAAATTGAGGGCCGCCTTAAACGCCCCGAGTATGTGGCCGAAGTAGTCAGTATCTACCGGCGGGCCATAGATAATATCTGCGAAAAAGGCTCGCATGCCAGTACTCCCCTCGAGCAAAGGCAGCTTGCACAGTCCTTTAACCGAGGTTTTACCACAGGGTTCTTCTACGGCAAGCCTGGTCGCGCCCTCTATAGTGGCGACAGCCCCGGTCATCGGGGGGTCCAAGTGGGGGCGGTGGTGGAGAACAAAGAGGGACAAGCCGTGGTGTCTTTCTCGGTCGCGGCGCACTCTGGCGACGTGCTGGCCTTCGGGCAGGACGAAACAGTGACGTTAACCATAAACTATCGCGAGAACGCCCTAGGTGTAGTGGCCACTACCAAGAGGCACAAAATGGGGCAGGTAGTTAACCGCTTAGTTGACGCCCGCCGCAACCAAGAGCTCATGGACGAAGTGCTGAAGTTTTCGTCCCCCACTCCACCTGCTAGCTGGCAGGTTTCGGGCAGAGAGGGCGGGCTGCTTACGGTTTCTCTCTCTTGCCTCGGGCATACCGTTACAGTCTGGGGGGACGAACCACTAGAGAGGTCTAAGGGTCAGATCGCTCCCCTGCCCCTTTTAGAGCGTCAGCTCTCTAAGCTAGGGGGAACGCCCTTTGTCATGGGCGAGGTGCGGGCAGAGGTGGACCCCTTTGTCTTCTTGTCTATCAGCGAAATCAATAGTTGTCGTAGGCGCGCTGTGGAACTATTGAGCCAGGAGCTCTGGGGTAATCCCTGTCCGGTAGAGCCCGTAGCACCTGTGTACCTGTTGCCCGAAAAAACAAAAGCCCGCTCCCTCCCCCTGCTGGTAGTATCCGTGGCGGATGCCAGCGAGGCCTTTGTCGCCGCCCGCGCTGGCGCGCGAGAGCTCATTCTCGGCAAAGAATGGGCAGAAGAAGGGCCAAGTGAGCAGTTAGAGGGGTATAAAGCCCTTAAAGAAATCGTGGCCATACCCGTGGCGCTGCGTCTGCCGCGCATTATGCATACCGAAGAAGAAGCCGCCTGGCAAAAAAATATCCACAAGGACATAGTGTACTACGCCTCCTCTCTTGGCGGCGTGGAGCTAATCTTGCAGCAGGGTGGTCGAGTGCGCGGTGATGTGGGGCTCAATGTACTGAACAGCTACGCAGCAGAGGCCCTGCCGGGGCTCTTGTCGGTCACCGCCTCGCTAGAGCTTTCGCAAGCCGAATTGCGGCGCATGAATCGGCAAACCAATAGAGAAGTAGAGGTAGTGGTGCATAGCCGACAGCTACTTATGGTTCTTGAGAATAGCGGCTATGCCGCCTTTCTGCGTGATCGCAAAGGCATGCGCTTTTCGCTGGCAGAAGACATGGTAGGCCGCGCCTACTTACTTAACTCGCAAGTACAAAGTCACATCGATGTTCTGTACGCCTTGCTAGGCATGCCCATCTCTCGTTTGCGGCTCGACATTGCCGGGGTAGGAGCGGAACTTGTAGAGCGAACTGTACGTCTATACACTCAGGCCCTCGAAGCTAGAGAAGATAAAGAGCGCGCCAAGATACTGCGCGGCAACCTCATGGCCGACTGGGGATTATTGACACGTGGGCATTGGCAGAGAGGCGTCTGATTTCTGCAGGAGAACTGCCCCTGATGGCGAAAGTTCACATAGTGTTCTTATAAAGGGAGGGGCTAGTTTGAGTCCAAAAATACTAGTTGTGGAAGACGAAAAGCCCATTGCCGAGATTGTGAAGTACAATCTCGAGCGCGAGGGTTTTTCTGTAGACCTCGCCTTTAATGGTCGCGACGCCCTCGACATGGCCATTAGACAAATCCCCGACCTTATACTGTTAGATGTTATGCTGCCTAAGCTCGACGGCTTTCAAGTCCTAGCAGAGCTCAGGCGCACCACAGACAACCCCATACTTATGTTGACGGCCAAAGAAGGCGAAAGTGACAAGGTTAGAGGCTTAGATTTAGGGGCAGACGACTATATCACCAAGCCCTTTAGTCCTCGTGAGTTAGTCGCGCGCGTTAAAGCGCATTTACGTCGTGCCCATCTTTTAGTCACCACTGAGGAAAACGATGTTTCTTCGCTTTGGTGCGACAAGCTCGTCATCGACTTAGTCAAGTACGAAGTGCGCAAAGAGGGCTTGCCTATTGAGTTGACGGTGAGAGAGTTTGAGCTACTAAAGTACCTAGCGCTACATCGTGGCCGTGTGTTCGACCGCGAGCACCTTCTTAAAGAGGTGTGGGGGTATGATTACTTTGGTGACGGCAGAACTGTAGACGTGACAGTGCGCCGTTTGCGCGAGAAGATTGAGGATGACCCTAGCGCGGGCAATGCTAAGTATGTCTTGACCCGCCGCGGAGTAGGCTACTACTTCCGCGAATCGGAAGTGGGATAGCATGTTTCGTAGCATCAGGTGGAGGCTTATACTCCTCTACATACTTCTTATTATGGTCGCCATGCAGTTTGTCAGCTTCTACCTGTTGCAGCGCATTGAGGAATTGTACCTCGAAGAGGCGCGTACGGTACTACGCACGCGCGGAGCACAGCTCTTAAGAGTGCTTGAAATTGAAGCAGAGCGCGGCCCCCTAGCGCGTGACAGAGTAGAGATTATACTAAACGACTTGCGTGCCCGCGAGGAGGACGCCATTGTTTTTTTGCTCACCGCCGAACAGCGAATCTTGGCCACCTCCCTCAATGCCGAGGCGATGCGTGGTCTGTATGTGCTTGGTGAGTACGCCGTTATTTTAGAGAGCATGCATGTGCAAACAGCTCTTGATGCCGTCTGGCAGGATGCCAGCGGGCGCAAGTTCTATACTTTAGCCCAGCCAATCACCCTGACCGTGCGCCATGGCCAAGTCAATACAGAGGCCGCCAGCATTTTTGTGCGCGAGCCCTTAGACCATACTTACCGTATTTTGCACGAAGTACAGGTGCGTCTCTTAAATGCCACCCTGCTCTCTATTTTCGTGACCATATTGCTCGG
It encodes the following:
- a CDS encoding U32 family peptidase yields the protein MQKPELLAPAGSFAALRAAVKSGADAVYLGGVKFSAREGAENFSLETLAQAVLFAHRSKVKVYVAVNTLLKDDEMEDALDFLRCAHNIGADAAIVQDLGLAGLLRQYLPALELHASTQMTTTSLSGVRALAARGFHRVVLARELTKGQIKEIVEAKVLPCEVFIHGALCVAYSGQCLFSSLLGARSGNRGQCAQPCRLPYSENDASYSYPLSPKDLCRLEHLSEVMALNCASLKIEGRLKRPEYVAEVVSIYRRAIDNICEKGSHASTPLEQRQLAQSFNRGFTTGFFYGKPGRALYSGDSPGHRGVQVGAVVENKEGQAVVSFSVAAHSGDVLAFGQDETVTLTINYRENALGVVATTKRHKMGQVVNRLVDARRNQELMDEVLKFSSPTPPASWQVSGREGGLLTVSLSCLGHTVTVWGDEPLERSKGQIAPLPLLERQLSKLGGTPFVMGEVRAEVDPFVFLSISEINSCRRRAVELLSQELWGNPCPVEPVAPVYLLPEKTKARSLPLLVVSVADASEAFVAARAGARELILGKEWAEEGPSEQLEGYKALKEIVAIPVALRLPRIMHTEEEAAWQKNIHKDIVYYASSLGGVELILQQGGRVRGDVGLNVLNSYAAEALPGLLSVTASLELSQAELRRMNRQTNREVEVVVHSRQLLMVLENSGYAAFLRDRKGMRFSLAEDMVGRAYLLNSQVQSHIDVLYALLGMPISRLRLDIAGVGAELVERTVRLYTQALEAREDKERAKILRGNLMADWGLLTRGHWQRGV
- a CDS encoding phage Gp37/Gp68 family protein — translated: MSAKSKIEWTENTWNPVTGCTRISDGCKNCYAYTMANRLMHMGSAKYEDGFSVRTHESALDEPLKWRKPRLVFVNSMSDLFHEDIPFRFIEQVFEVMNKAPMHTFQILTKRALRLAELAPQLNWTPNIWQGVTVESSEHKYRVDALRTVASAVRFISFEPLLNDIGAVNLSGIQWSIVGGESGPGARPMESDWVLNLKEQCDQQVVPFYFKQWGGTHKKKAGRILLGQTWDNMPIVSSASN
- a CDS encoding ABC transporter ATP-binding protein, coding for MNAIELRHLTKYYGKVRGIENLSFDVKEGEIFGFIGPNGAGKTTTIRTLLGLVFPTSGSASIFGLDCIQHGPKIRKHIGYLPSEVFCYDQMKVIDLLKYSASFFKKDCTERIHELAEAMELSLERKIEDLSYGNKKKVGIVQGLLHGPKLLLLDEPTSGLDPLMQKRFFDIIAAENKQGVTVFFSSHILSEVQQLCHRVAVMKNGNVIRLESIETLRQENYKKVALRSYGLTAEALGLSGVTNFHHENGTTRFFYKGSAQSLVQAVAKHELTDVVIEDPSLEEIFMHYYEQGPA
- a CDS encoding peptidoglycan DD-metalloendopeptidase family protein, encoding MQGIKRVVSTSTQWLKKSKYKAIGVALFVALCSIFALQSLAWEVSLNGEFVGLVRERQALAAAITAHTEQVREERGWDVGVSSHIAYVPKFSLSSDELATVKEEILPRLEFGKKAAVIVIDGMPVTALATRKEAEELLAEVKNAFTPTQPNAQLETVEFLQETEIIEEYRTIEEIHEPAAAKNVLLHGSERILTHTVKRGESFWTIAMRHQLGVSVLAAANPHIRPERLQIGATLNLTIQEPFLEVQTVTKVTFNQDVPFATTNVVDNTLWHWDRRVRTPGRPGTQEVVARVTAVNGEEVARDIVSRVQTAAPTAQVVARGTKLAPTMSTGAFLWPTTGRVTSAFGRRWDGFHEGVDIGAPTGTAIRAADSGIVSFSGWGGGYGNMVRIEHGDGYATVYAHASRLLVAVNDVVEKGQVIAHVGNTGRSFGPHLHFEIHRQGRPLDPLTFFR
- a CDS encoding ABC transporter permease subunit; protein product: MMNLVLRELYANKKSLLIWGASMAAFVAMMLVEFAAYYKNPEMLAVIDAMPRELLAAFGMLDANLTTVSGYLSMAMVFINVTLAVYATMLGHNLVAKEERDKTAGFLMTLPLTRARVITGKLLAGALCTIILLVIVAASILGMLLPHEAEPYFLAFFSRAIITTWIIMVMFLALGTFLGALTRRHKLASGLGMGLVFALYIASIVSGLTEQMRFLRYISPFEYFEAAGLLRDRAIEPFFLVLSLVIVIVLVVGTYVCYGRRDLYV
- a CDS encoding ABC transporter permease subunit yields the protein MNIFMFELRKYIGSLAVWIASIVALLVMFMAFYPVLAQDAAMLDLFLEHYPEELLKAFGMGGELSLATVAGFFAFSFAFTQLVIAAQSAYYGFHFMSVEEREMTADFLYAKPVSRPQILLAKYGAAGGALLITNVGVWFGSFLAINLFRGAADYELWPLVSLLLTVPVFQLFFFSLGFVVTAVSKKTVSVIGAAVGVSFVLYMLNALRRIVGGELLGLLSPYYHFDPNYILLAGAWHPLLTAISVSFIIVANFAAVRLYLRRDLRSAT
- a CDS encoding response regulator transcription factor; protein product: MSPKILVVEDEKPIAEIVKYNLEREGFSVDLAFNGRDALDMAIRQIPDLILLDVMLPKLDGFQVLAELRRTTDNPILMLTAKEGESDKVRGLDLGADDYITKPFSPRELVARVKAHLRRAHLLVTTEENDVSSLWCDKLVIDLVKYEVRKEGLPIELTVREFELLKYLALHRGRVFDREHLLKEVWGYDYFGDGRTVDVTVRRLREKIEDDPSAGNAKYVLTRRGVGYYFRESEVG
- a CDS encoding ankyrin repeat domain-containing protein; the protein is MRKIISLAALIIALSMLTGCALTARTALMRQGVAFSAESFFAAIEAGQPEIVELLLRAGIDTAAENDAGHTPLLAAINKGHSGIVEMLLSAGVSPNQVSQEGWAPLHVAAYNVLPEMTKLLLDKGADVNLTHENGATALLLAVDSQDMVSLGYLLDKGADISAKLPNGATALHLAAQAGHAEIVARLLSAQAAADATMEGDFTPLMVAVQEGHEALVEALLKAGAQVNLANTQGATALLMAAQDNRLAIAALLLEYQADVKATVEGHTAIAMAQLGGHAAMVDLLRTFGAR
- a CDS encoding three-Cys-motif partner protein TcmP, with the protein product MTQGFGGPWTLIKLEMLQRYLGFYTTALKKQNFNLCYIDAFAGSGNVDLKTEQSVTGSALRALDYPFDRYIFIEHDESYLAELSNKSGEKAPGKRIDFFLGDCNEMLKSIYTYNWRANNWRGVIFLDPYAMNLRWESLKTIAQSEAFDVWYLFPLSALIRCLPKEGRIPNSWQEKINALLGTHEWQKERYHAPAQLSLFDDERVERVEVEDIKAYVIKRLRTIFPGVSPSPAVLRQSKNAPMFLLCFAISNPSHRAIQLSLKGADHILKYKS